In Sphingobacterium zeae, one genomic interval encodes:
- a CDS encoding glycoside hydrolase family 88/105 protein, with protein sequence MKIFNTYTTTLLIAFFLSACSSTKKVVEQKQELTAVDVLQSLQLTNRYFMNKWTDTGKPIYTNRWRPSNIWTRAVYYEGLMALYQIDKNNEYYNYAVDWGNKHDWGMRNGLETRNADDQACGQTYLDLYEIEAKPERIQKIKANIDYIIKSGKVDDWTWIDAIQMAMPIYAKLGVMTKDQTYFDCMYKMYHHSKTQEGGGLYNKADKLWWRDKDFVPPYKEPNGEDCYWSRGNGWVVAALVRVLSLIPENEAHRAEYMSDYKAMMEALVPIQRPDGFWNVSLHDPTNFGGRETSGTALFVYGMAWGINNGFLDAKIYRPVVEKAWKAMVTEAVHPSGFLGYLQGTGKEPKDGQPVSFSSQPDFEDYGLGCFLLGGTEVYKMLSR encoded by the coding sequence ATGAAAATATTTAATACGTATACGACCACTTTATTGATTGCATTTTTCCTTTCAGCATGTTCATCGACGAAGAAAGTTGTCGAACAGAAGCAGGAATTAACCGCTGTAGATGTACTCCAATCGTTGCAGTTGACCAATCGTTATTTCATGAACAAATGGACAGACACGGGGAAACCGATCTACACCAACCGTTGGCGGCCGAGCAATATCTGGACCCGGGCCGTTTATTACGAAGGGCTCATGGCACTTTATCAGATTGATAAAAATAACGAATACTACAATTATGCTGTGGATTGGGGAAATAAACATGACTGGGGTATGCGCAACGGTTTGGAAACTCGAAATGCCGATGACCAAGCTTGTGGGCAGACCTACCTGGATCTCTATGAGATTGAAGCGAAGCCTGAGCGTATCCAAAAGATTAAAGCCAATATAGATTACATTATCAAATCTGGAAAAGTCGACGATTGGACCTGGATTGATGCCATACAAATGGCCATGCCAATTTATGCTAAACTGGGGGTAATGACGAAGGATCAAACTTACTTTGATTGCATGTATAAAATGTATCATCATTCAAAAACGCAAGAAGGTGGGGGCCTGTATAACAAGGCCGATAAACTTTGGTGGCGCGATAAGGATTTTGTTCCTCCTTACAAGGAGCCGAATGGTGAGGATTGCTATTGGTCACGTGGCAATGGATGGGTTGTGGCAGCTTTGGTTAGGGTACTCTCTTTGATTCCGGAGAACGAAGCACATCGTGCCGAGTACATGTCGGATTATAAAGCTATGATGGAAGCACTTGTTCCTATTCAAAGACCGGATGGATTCTGGAATGTCAGTCTACACGATCCGACTAATTTTGGTGGGCGTGAAACTTCAGGCACTGCACTGTTTGTCTATGGAATGGCCTGGGGGATCAATAATGGTTTCCTGGATGCTAAAATATATCGTCCTGTTGTAGAAAAGGCATGGAAAGCAATGGTCACAGAAGCAGTACACCCTTCTGGGTTTTTGGGCTATTTACAAGGAACAGGAAAAGAACCTAAGGATGGTCAGCCCGTCAGTTTTTCAAGTCAACCGGATTTTGAAGATTACGGTTTGGGTTGTTTTTTATTGGGGGGTACAGAGGTTTATAAAATGTTGTCCAGATAA
- the rhaM gene encoding L-rhamnose mutarotase: MEKIAFKMKLKPGMSAEYKRRHDAIWPELITLLRENGVSDYSIFLDEETDTLFAVQYLAGHSSQELGKEAIVQRWWDYMHDIMDVNPDRSPVSINLKKVFHMD, encoded by the coding sequence ATGGAGAAAATAGCATTTAAAATGAAATTGAAACCGGGCATGTCTGCGGAATATAAGCGGAGACATGACGCAATCTGGCCAGAATTAATAACCTTATTACGCGAAAATGGGGTGTCTGATTATTCCATTTTTTTAGATGAGGAGACAGACACTCTATTTGCTGTTCAATATTTAGCAGGACATTCGTCGCAAGAATTGGGCAAGGAAGCCATTGTGCAGCGGTGGTGGGATTATATGCATGATATCATGGACGTAAATCCGGACCGCTCCCCAGTGTCGATAAATTTAAAAAAGGTGTTTCACATGGATTAG
- a CDS encoding glycosyl hydrolase, with protein sequence MKKIYISLVLACNLLAVGRTIAQDLWPAVTKEMRPWTRWWWLGSAVDRPNLERELTLFDKSGFGGVEVTPIYGAKGFESSYLNFLSPQWMNMLGVATDKANALGMGVDINLGTGWPFGGPQIKEKDAATKLILDEFELKKGERITFPLKPKDPKQHYFFLQALQAFRSDNSEINLDDYISKTTGTWEAPADIRLLAVFSGRTGQKVKRAAPGGAGYTLDHLGQQSVLSYFNRFTEAFKDKPLHVRAFFNDSYEVYGANWTDEFLQSFERIKGYRLQDHLLDFAGKGKNEAKTAGLKSDYREVVNALLAQNFLIPFTDFAHRYRAISKNQAHGSPGNLIDLYADTDIAECETFGSSSFDLPGLRRDTADIRNVDPDPMMAKFATSATNVYGKKYTSSETFTWLTEHFKTSLSQTKPEVEQLFLAGVNHVFYHGTTYSPKNVPFPGWLFYASVNFVPQNSFWEHLTGLNQYITRVQSILQSSRADNELLVYWPIYDIWNNAKGVDKALKVHDVDEWLHPTQFYKQSVQLQKRGYSFDFATDKILEGTTVNGGKLQTSKDAIPYRAIYIPACHYFSEVTLQKILEMANQGATVIFQQLPKEVPGYSQLEKRRTLFNKLIASLGFEKDKANQYTAFGKGKIYLTTDINSALETEQILPERINQTGLKFSRRVAGKDTYYYLVNHSGQTVDRHIALNVQAKYYSLLDPQTGRTYQLPSSDGKIRVQIPSGYSWIVLASEQQASEPFRYQDELHQVAQLDRDWKVNFIAGGPVLPKAKKLDQLSSWTEWGDKDAVNFSGTANYEKTFSIHKDLSKSYLLKLGRVAESARVYINGKDAGVLWSIPFQQDITPLLVNGENKIRIEVANLMANRICYLDRKKVTWRNYHEINFVNINYKDFDASKWAPMESGLIGPVTIWSY encoded by the coding sequence ATGAAGAAGATCTATATTTCATTAGTGCTTGCCTGTAATCTGTTGGCTGTCGGTCGAACGATAGCGCAGGATCTATGGCCAGCAGTTACCAAAGAAATGAGGCCTTGGACCCGTTGGTGGTGGCTGGGGTCAGCCGTGGACCGGCCTAATCTCGAACGTGAATTAACCTTATTTGACAAAAGTGGATTTGGTGGCGTCGAGGTAACACCGATTTATGGTGCTAAGGGATTTGAATCCAGCTACCTGAACTTTCTTTCACCACAATGGATGAATATGTTGGGTGTAGCAACGGATAAGGCCAATGCCTTGGGCATGGGAGTGGATATTAATTTGGGAACCGGTTGGCCATTTGGGGGACCTCAAATCAAAGAAAAGGATGCCGCTACCAAATTGATCCTAGATGAATTTGAATTAAAAAAAGGTGAAAGGATCACGTTTCCCCTAAAACCTAAGGATCCTAAACAGCATTATTTCTTTCTGCAGGCTTTACAGGCATTTAGATCCGACAATAGTGAGATTAATCTGGATGATTATATTTCAAAGACCACTGGAACATGGGAAGCGCCTGCCGATATTCGCCTATTAGCGGTATTTTCTGGTAGAACGGGGCAGAAAGTCAAACGTGCCGCACCGGGGGGAGCGGGGTATACGCTCGATCACCTTGGACAGCAATCTGTCCTATCATATTTCAATAGATTTACCGAAGCTTTTAAAGATAAACCATTGCATGTGCGTGCTTTTTTTAACGATAGCTACGAAGTATATGGGGCAAACTGGACGGATGAGTTTTTGCAATCATTCGAACGGATAAAGGGATATAGGTTACAGGATCATCTCCTGGATTTTGCAGGTAAGGGCAAGAATGAAGCGAAAACAGCAGGCCTTAAATCGGATTATCGTGAAGTTGTGAATGCACTGCTTGCGCAGAATTTCTTGATCCCATTTACGGATTTTGCCCATCGCTATCGTGCGATTTCAAAAAATCAAGCCCATGGATCTCCAGGAAATCTGATTGACTTGTATGCGGATACAGATATTGCGGAGTGTGAAACCTTTGGATCCAGCAGTTTCGATCTTCCCGGATTAAGACGGGATACTGCTGATATCCGTAATGTGGATCCAGACCCCATGATGGCAAAATTTGCGACATCGGCGACAAATGTATACGGTAAAAAATATACTTCTTCGGAAACATTCACGTGGCTTACGGAACATTTTAAAACCTCCTTGTCACAAACGAAACCTGAAGTCGAACAACTATTCCTCGCTGGGGTGAATCATGTATTCTATCACGGGACAACCTATTCGCCGAAAAATGTTCCTTTCCCGGGATGGTTGTTCTATGCTTCCGTTAATTTTGTTCCACAAAACTCGTTCTGGGAACACCTTACCGGTTTGAATCAATATATTACGCGTGTGCAATCCATCCTTCAATCCAGCCGGGCCGACAATGAACTGCTGGTATATTGGCCCATTTATGATATTTGGAATAATGCCAAAGGAGTGGATAAGGCATTAAAGGTTCATGATGTGGACGAGTGGTTACATCCAACGCAATTTTATAAACAAAGTGTTCAGCTGCAGAAACGGGGGTATAGCTTTGATTTTGCAACTGATAAAATTTTAGAGGGAACTACAGTAAACGGCGGAAAATTACAAACCTCAAAGGATGCGATCCCGTATCGAGCAATTTATATACCTGCCTGTCATTATTTTTCAGAAGTGACCCTGCAGAAAATTCTGGAAATGGCCAATCAAGGCGCAACTGTCATCTTCCAGCAATTACCGAAAGAGGTTCCTGGATATAGCCAATTAGAGAAACGGCGCACGCTGTTCAATAAATTAATTGCATCACTAGGGTTCGAAAAAGATAAGGCTAATCAGTATACAGCATTTGGAAAAGGAAAAATCTATTTGACTACAGATATTAATTCAGCCCTGGAAACCGAACAGATATTACCTGAACGGATTAATCAAACCGGACTAAAGTTTTCAAGAAGAGTTGCCGGTAAGGATACCTATTATTATTTAGTCAATCACAGCGGACAGACCGTGGATCGCCATATCGCGCTGAATGTACAAGCGAAATATTATTCTTTATTGGATCCCCAGACTGGGCGGACCTATCAGTTGCCATCATCTGATGGCAAGATACGGGTGCAGATTCCATCGGGTTATTCTTGGATTGTCTTGGCCTCGGAGCAACAAGCCAGCGAACCTTTCCGTTATCAGGATGAGTTACACCAAGTGGCACAATTGGACCGCGACTGGAAAGTGAATTTTATTGCCGGAGGACCTGTTTTACCAAAGGCTAAAAAGCTTGATCAGCTCTCTTCGTGGACCGAATGGGGCGATAAAGATGCCGTTAATTTTTCGGGTACAGCAAACTACGAGAAAACATTCTCTATCCATAAAGACTTGTCAAAATCATATCTACTCAAGCTTGGGCGTGTTGCGGAAAGTGCCAGAGTATATATTAACGGAAAGGACGCGGGTGTGTTATGGTCAATTCCTTTTCAACAGGATATTACCCCATTATTGGTGAATGGCGAAAACAAGATTCGTATTGAAGTCGCCAACTTAATGGCAAACCGGATTTGTTATTTGGACCGCAAAAAAGTTACCTGGCGAAATTATCACGAAATCAATTTCGTCAATATCAATTATAAAGATTTTGATGCCAGCAAATGGGCGCCCATGGAAAGTGGGCTGATTGGGCCCGTAACCATTTGGAGTTATTAA
- a CDS encoding SusC/RagA family TonB-linked outer membrane protein, whose amino-acid sequence MINYLTIRFDHHVKKYTFLLLMAMLCTLNLFAQTARTGKVNDEKGLPIQGVTVQVKGKTMTAKTNADGSFNINALPSDVLAFRSLGYEPQEISVGNKNIFNIVLAQKVDVMDEVVVVGYGTMKKKDVTGSIASVGEKELKAMPVKDALQAMQGKVAGVDITSNQRPGTTGSIKIRGVRSLNADQDPLYVVDGMVLQAGGIENINPSDIETIDVLKDASATAVYGSRGANGVVLVTTKQGKKGRLQLNYAGTATFEKMYDVTEYMDAAQWLDYARLAKFGTTTPSYTSDFSKWGSVAASWANIAKGWTNNNTVWDPSLVGNYDWADAGRKNALSTEHTLSVSGGGENSKGYGSFGYLKQDATQPGQKFNRYTSKVSFEATPTNWFTMGASLNVFFSDQDYGYNFSKSVTGAGDYYNALRGMLPWTVPYDENGNYLRNPAAGDINIINPINELEYNTNQRQTFGANGSFFSQLDFGQIYEPLKGLKYRVQFGPEFRYYRAGLANAAEGINGDGNNAVRFSTTRNLAWTLDHLIYYDRDFGTDHHLGITLLQSSSKKNVETSDMRATDVYSANELWYNISSGGFIGSYGTGLSERQMESYMARANYSYRDRYMLTAFVRWDGSSVLAPGHQWSSFPSVAASWRIDQEDFMKNSSYINTLKLRMGFGIVGNEAISPYRTKGLLTQNFYNWSATNSTPGYIASDPSAASPQSMANPELGWERTTQYNMGIDYGFFNNRVNGALDFYKTRTNDLIMLMGLNPVAGFPNTWANIGKTGGWGIDLQLNTVNIKQDNFQWNTTLTWSKDKSKIIQLQNGRTSDISNKWFVGQEISVPYDLVYDGIWKTSEAEEAKKYGANPGQIRVKDISGPDGVPDGKVDRNYDSQILGSYRPKWSAGIMNTFTYKNFDLSFFIFSRWGQMINAGAETLGGRFMMRKLDYFIPGVHEDAEYYQPGSNGEAADPWSSSMNYRDGSFIKLRNVSLGYNFPKTKLAKLGVSNFKIYAQIMNPAMLYSKVDFLDPDLASYNNNTTQAGSAITTRGAVIGVNIGF is encoded by the coding sequence ATGATAAACTATTTAACAATTAGGTTTGATCATCATGTAAAGAAGTACACTTTTTTGCTACTTATGGCGATGCTGTGCACCTTGAATTTATTTGCTCAAACCGCTCGGACTGGAAAAGTAAACGATGAAAAAGGTTTGCCTATCCAAGGTGTAACTGTACAGGTAAAAGGCAAAACTATGACGGCAAAGACCAATGCCGATGGGTCATTTAACATCAATGCACTGCCATCGGATGTATTGGCCTTCAGAAGCCTTGGTTATGAACCTCAAGAAATTTCTGTGGGTAATAAAAATATCTTCAATATAGTTCTTGCACAAAAGGTCGATGTCATGGACGAAGTCGTGGTGGTTGGTTACGGCACGATGAAAAAGAAAGATGTGACGGGTTCGATAGCGAGTGTGGGCGAAAAAGAACTTAAGGCAATGCCCGTAAAAGATGCGTTGCAGGCGATGCAAGGCAAGGTGGCAGGGGTTGACATTACATCCAATCAACGGCCGGGAACAACTGGTAGCATAAAAATCAGGGGTGTAAGGTCGTTAAACGCCGATCAAGACCCTTTATATGTAGTTGATGGGATGGTATTGCAGGCCGGCGGAATTGAGAATATCAATCCGAGTGATATTGAGACCATTGATGTCTTAAAAGATGCTTCTGCAACCGCTGTGTATGGTTCGCGTGGTGCCAATGGTGTGGTTTTGGTGACGACTAAGCAAGGCAAAAAAGGTCGTTTACAATTAAATTATGCAGGTACAGCGACATTCGAGAAGATGTATGATGTCACAGAATACATGGATGCTGCACAATGGTTGGATTATGCGCGCTTGGCGAAATTTGGAACAACAACACCTAGTTATACAAGTGACTTTTCAAAGTGGGGCTCTGTAGCGGCCTCCTGGGCAAATATCGCGAAAGGATGGACCAATAATAATACGGTTTGGGATCCAAGCTTAGTAGGTAATTACGATTGGGCTGATGCTGGCCGTAAAAATGCCTTATCTACTGAACATACCTTAAGCGTCTCTGGTGGTGGCGAGAATTCAAAAGGTTATGGTTCATTTGGCTATTTAAAGCAAGATGCCACACAGCCAGGGCAAAAATTTAATCGCTATACTTCAAAAGTAAGTTTTGAAGCGACTCCGACGAATTGGTTTACTATGGGTGCTTCACTAAATGTATTTTTCTCCGATCAAGATTATGGCTATAACTTTTCTAAATCCGTCACGGGAGCGGGCGATTACTACAACGCTTTACGAGGAATGTTGCCCTGGACAGTACCCTATGACGAGAATGGAAACTACCTGAGAAACCCTGCGGCAGGTGATATCAATATCATTAATCCAATTAATGAATTGGAATACAATACCAATCAACGGCAGACTTTTGGTGCGAATGGTAGTTTCTTTAGCCAATTGGATTTTGGACAGATTTATGAGCCATTAAAAGGTTTAAAATATCGTGTGCAATTTGGGCCGGAGTTTAGATATTATCGTGCGGGCTTGGCCAATGCGGCTGAAGGAATTAATGGTGACGGAAATAACGCAGTAAGGTTTTCGACAACTCGAAATCTTGCTTGGACCTTGGATCATTTGATCTACTACGATCGCGACTTCGGCACAGATCATCACTTGGGGATTACCTTATTACAGAGTTCATCGAAAAAAAATGTCGAAACAAGCGATATGCGTGCGACCGATGTGTATAGTGCAAATGAACTATGGTATAATATTAGTTCCGGAGGTTTTATCGGTAGCTACGGGACAGGCTTATCAGAACGACAAATGGAATCCTATATGGCTCGTGCAAACTATAGCTACAGGGACCGTTATATGTTAACTGCTTTTGTGCGATGGGATGGATCGTCGGTATTGGCTCCAGGGCATCAATGGAGTTCATTTCCCTCTGTAGCTGCTTCTTGGCGTATTGATCAAGAAGATTTTATGAAAAATTCATCTTACATCAATACTTTAAAATTACGCATGGGATTTGGTATCGTAGGAAACGAGGCAATATCTCCTTATCGAACTAAAGGCTTATTAACACAGAACTTTTACAATTGGAGTGCAACGAATTCAACGCCAGGCTATATTGCATCAGACCCTTCTGCAGCGTCTCCCCAATCCATGGCAAACCCTGAGTTGGGTTGGGAACGTACGACGCAATATAATATGGGAATAGATTATGGCTTTTTCAATAACCGCGTTAATGGAGCGCTGGATTTCTATAAGACACGAACCAATGATTTAATTATGTTGATGGGATTAAACCCTGTAGCAGGATTTCCAAATACTTGGGCAAATATTGGGAAAACCGGTGGCTGGGGGATTGATTTACAATTGAATACTGTCAATATCAAACAGGATAATTTCCAGTGGAATACAACTTTAACTTGGTCCAAAGACAAGAGTAAAATTATCCAATTGCAAAACGGTCGTACGAGTGATATCAGCAACAAATGGTTTGTGGGTCAGGAAATTTCTGTTCCTTACGATCTAGTTTACGATGGTATTTGGAAGACTTCCGAAGCAGAAGAAGCTAAAAAATATGGTGCTAATCCTGGACAGATTCGTGTAAAAGATATTAGTGGTCCGGATGGTGTGCCTGATGGAAAAGTGGACAGAAACTATGATTCACAAATATTAGGTTCTTATCGTCCGAAATGGTCAGCAGGTATTATGAATACATTCACCTATAAAAACTTTGATTTATCTTTCTTTATTTTCTCCCGTTGGGGGCAAATGATTAATGCTGGTGCGGAGACCTTAGGCGGTCGTTTTATGATGCGTAAATTGGATTATTTTATTCCTGGGGTTCATGAAGATGCAGAATATTACCAACCAGGATCAAATGGAGAGGCGGCAGATCCGTGGAGTTCTTCCATGAATTATCGTGATGGCTCATTTATTAAGTTGCGGAATGTAAGTTTGGGCTATAATTTTCCGAAAACAAAATTAGCGAAGCTGGGGGTAAGTAACTTTAAAATCTATGCACAAATTATGAATCCGGCAATGTTGTATTCAAAAGTGGATTTCTTGGATCCGGATTTAGCAAGTTATAATAATAACACGACACAAGCTGGCTCAGCAATAACAACACGAGGTGCAGTAATTGGTGTAAACATTGGGTTTTAG
- a CDS encoding RagB/SusD family nutrient uptake outer membrane protein, producing the protein MKNYKILIALMLGSAGLLGLNACSKDFLKEEQITTPTTDYFKTQAGLDDLATGVYSKLKFKYNYTWGMALFNLGVDEFTDANNPSPSFNSYSMDLNPAESTYGGANIQPVFDNMYSGIESANTLIQNVPLYYDKSNANYNTRLGEGYFMRGYFYLQLIVQFGGVPLKLTPTTKVESYFTRASEDACFAQAISDLEQAYALLPASATEFGRVTKSAAAHYVAKARLTRASELYSSWNSKYIAEDLDAVIKYGTEVVAAHPLVDDYVKLWDYQKANSANEKVSEVVLSAQFSDDQATWGRYGNQIHLYYPAVYQDLGGTSRDISGDREFSYARTTNYTLDVFDRVNDSRFWKSFITMYGANNTANAPVWTATNASLGPTGTVAGTKRFKGGELGIKYIVNNNGDTRYTAVASDATGVLKNGVMQNTHTFVRYFQGEPQAWVGKHGNNGYYGVQSRYVALSKFRDGYRVSIASANGTRDVIMARSAEDVLMVAEAYIRKGEGQYANAIQWINKLRSRAGYKNGEDRAKNVDGGQAYKNNSYAVGKGGGFSAEGAIYWEGNSYYESNNDMAKTTASSETQMLINSVADIYNSAVDAPIYQKLGAASNAQKMMAFLLNERTRELCGELYRWEDLARTKTLESRWKAFNDGYVRGNTVFSPNTHYYRPIPQSFLDATTNESGAALTPAEKQAMQNPGY; encoded by the coding sequence ATGAAAAATTATAAAATATTAATTGCTTTAATGCTTGGATCAGCGGGATTGCTGGGATTAAATGCTTGTAGTAAAGATTTTTTAAAAGAAGAGCAGATCACCACACCGACGACTGACTATTTTAAAACACAGGCAGGGTTGGATGATCTGGCGACAGGAGTTTACTCGAAGCTGAAATTTAAATATAATTATACCTGGGGCATGGCTTTGTTTAATTTAGGTGTTGACGAGTTTACGGATGCAAATAACCCCTCTCCGAGCTTCAATAGTTATAGTATGGATCTTAACCCAGCTGAATCAACCTATGGGGGAGCAAATATTCAGCCGGTGTTTGACAATATGTATAGCGGTATTGAATCGGCCAATACCCTGATTCAGAATGTACCACTATATTACGATAAATCCAATGCCAACTATAATACACGTCTAGGCGAGGGGTATTTTATGCGGGGATATTTCTATCTACAATTGATCGTACAGTTTGGTGGTGTACCCTTAAAGTTGACCCCAACGACAAAAGTGGAATCCTATTTTACGCGCGCTTCCGAAGACGCGTGTTTTGCGCAGGCCATTTCTGATCTGGAGCAGGCTTATGCCTTGCTGCCCGCTTCGGCGACAGAATTTGGACGGGTGACCAAATCAGCTGCAGCACATTACGTTGCTAAAGCCAGACTGACTCGGGCCAGTGAGTTATATTCTTCTTGGAATTCAAAATATATCGCAGAAGATTTGGATGCGGTTATCAAATACGGAACGGAAGTCGTGGCGGCACATCCCCTGGTTGATGACTATGTAAAATTATGGGATTATCAAAAGGCGAATAGTGCCAATGAAAAAGTATCTGAAGTTGTTCTTTCGGCACAGTTTTCGGACGACCAGGCAACCTGGGGACGTTATGGAAATCAGATCCATCTTTACTATCCTGCTGTTTATCAAGATTTAGGTGGAACGAGTCGAGACATATCGGGCGATCGTGAATTCTCCTATGCGCGTACCACAAACTATACCTTAGATGTCTTTGACCGCGTCAATGATTCCCGTTTCTGGAAATCCTTTATTACGATGTATGGCGCCAATAATACCGCGAATGCACCTGTATGGACTGCAACTAATGCATCTCTTGGGCCTACAGGGACTGTTGCAGGTACCAAACGCTTTAAAGGGGGTGAGCTGGGTATAAAATATATTGTAAATAACAATGGCGATACGCGCTACACGGCAGTAGCCAGTGATGCAACAGGGGTGCTTAAAAATGGCGTGATGCAAAATACCCATACCTTTGTACGTTATTTTCAAGGAGAACCGCAAGCCTGGGTGGGAAAACATGGAAATAACGGTTACTATGGTGTACAGTCACGCTATGTGGCGCTTTCAAAGTTTAGAGACGGTTATCGGGTTAGTATCGCCTCAGCTAACGGTACACGAGATGTGATTATGGCACGTTCGGCAGAAGACGTCTTGATGGTGGCCGAAGCGTATATCCGCAAGGGTGAAGGCCAGTATGCCAATGCCATACAGTGGATCAATAAACTACGTAGCCGTGCCGGCTATAAAAATGGTGAAGACCGCGCGAAAAATGTCGATGGCGGACAAGCCTATAAGAATAATTCCTATGCGGTCGGTAAAGGAGGTGGTTTTTCCGCTGAAGGTGCAATCTACTGGGAAGGGAACTCTTATTACGAATCCAATAATGATATGGCTAAAACCACGGCATCTTCGGAAACACAGATGCTGATCAATTCGGTCGCTGATATTTATAACTCAGCAGTAGATGCTCCAATCTACCAAAAATTGGGTGCGGCAAGCAATGCGCAGAAAATGATGGCTTTCCTGTTGAATGAGCGCACGCGTGAATTGTGTGGCGAACTCTACCGCTGGGAAGATCTGGCACGCACCAAAACCTTGGAATCGAGATGGAAGGCTTTCAATGATGGGTATGTACGGGGTAATACAGTGTTTAGTCCGAATACGCATTACTATCGGCCAATTCCGCAATCTTTCTTGGATGCAACCACCAATGAAAGTGGTGCTGCATTGACACCGGCCGAAAAACAGGCTATGCAGAATCCAGGATATTAG
- a CDS encoding glycoside hydrolase family 28 protein yields MKKILSMILAIFACAAGQAQQTTWSSSQQPLKEIEQLKKIIVAPSFRNKDYSIADFGALGDGKTKNTAAFKEAIETCNKQGGGRVVVPKGVYLTGAIYLKSNVNLHVSEGATILFSRDSADYPMVFTRWEGMECVNFSPFIYAYKEENIAITGKGLLDGNADNDHWWYWCGARKYGWHESRPGEQKPARAILHQQMAEEIDPHKRVFGDGNFLRPNFVQPYLCKNVWIADVKLINSPMWNLNPVLCENVLIEGVKVVSHGPNNDGCDPEASKNVWIRNCYFDTGDDCIAIKSGRDEDGRNIGRPAENHIIENCEMKDGHGGVVIGSEIAGGAKNIYALNNVMDSPNLDRALRIKTSSSRGGTIENVFFYNTQVGQYKEAAVRFNMFYEKPGKHIPTIRNIWVENLQVKGGGKYAVLSTAYESSPVTDFTMVNCKIEGVKEAYKVDYLKHVTLKNVIVNGKEIKSFD; encoded by the coding sequence ATGAAAAAGATTCTTAGTATGATTCTCGCAATTTTTGCTTGCGCAGCAGGTCAAGCGCAACAGACGACCTGGAGCAGTTCCCAGCAGCCCCTAAAAGAAATTGAACAGCTTAAAAAGATTATTGTGGCCCCCTCATTTAGAAATAAAGATTATTCCATCGCCGATTTTGGGGCACTTGGAGATGGAAAGACAAAAAATACAGCAGCTTTTAAAGAAGCAATTGAAACGTGCAATAAGCAAGGTGGAGGACGGGTGGTGGTTCCTAAAGGGGTATACTTGACCGGTGCTATTTATTTGAAAAGCAATGTCAATCTTCATGTTAGTGAAGGCGCAACGATACTGTTCAGTAGAGATAGCGCAGATTACCCAATGGTATTCACCCGTTGGGAAGGTATGGAATGTGTCAATTTTTCCCCATTCATCTATGCGTATAAAGAAGAAAACATTGCCATTACGGGAAAAGGATTGTTGGATGGAAATGCCGACAATGATCATTGGTGGTATTGGTGCGGTGCGAGAAAATATGGCTGGCATGAAAGCCGCCCTGGCGAACAAAAGCCTGCACGTGCAATTTTGCATCAGCAGATGGCCGAAGAGATCGATCCGCACAAAAGGGTATTTGGCGACGGAAATTTTCTCCGGCCCAATTTTGTACAACCTTATCTATGCAAAAATGTCTGGATTGCTGACGTGAAGTTAATTAATTCTCCGATGTGGAATCTCAATCCTGTCCTATGTGAGAATGTGTTGATTGAAGGAGTGAAAGTGGTGAGTCATGGACCTAATAATGATGGCTGTGATCCTGAAGCAAGTAAAAATGTATGGATCAGGAATTGCTATTTTGATACCGGCGATGATTGTATTGCCATTAAGTCTGGACGAGACGAAGATGGCCGCAATATTGGTCGACCTGCGGAGAATCATATCATCGAAAATTGTGAAATGAAAGATGGACATGGCGGTGTCGTTATCGGTAGCGAGATTGCCGGCGGAGCTAAAAATATCTACGCGCTGAACAATGTCATGGATAGTCCAAATCTAGATCGTGCCCTTCGGATAAAGACCAGTTCAAGTAGAGGCGGTACTATCGAAAATGTGTTTTTTTATAACACACAGGTGGGACAGTATAAAGAAGCTGCTGTGCGTTTTAATATGTTTTATGAAAAGCCCGGAAAACATATTCCGACGATTCGGAATATCTGGGTCGAAAACCTTCAGGTCAAAGGTGGCGGCAAGTATGCGGTGCTCTCCACGGCTTATGAATCGTCACCTGTCACTGATTTTACAATGGTGAATTGTAAAATTGAAGGTGTAAAAGAAGCCTATAAAGTGGATTACCTAAAGCATGTAACATTAAAGAATGTCATTGTTAATGGGAAGGAAATCAAGTCTTTCGATTAG